A DNA window from Lactococcus sp. S-13 contains the following coding sequences:
- a CDS encoding type IV secretion system protein — MFSNFTQNITNYNPSAFSWVVKMSTQVILPVAFYISLFFFMMEVINVVVPKSQAGDNVQFKDISMAFMRWLVAMAVATAGVSIFVFITMISTGAINLFNQSGSITDALINSFIPKIKLPDNPLSALGEIFGMLTNPGKLINTAITGVLMYLLCLIAQIVAVISVSVIIYLRFFQLYLMALLSPIPLVSFASREFDSIGKNYLKYAFAYAFQTVVLVAVMWLFSFFAQPTIDVSGSLSTFSELKDNWGSALGSLVYAISYIVMIWQTLSVSKRLFGVGV; from the coding sequence ATGTTCTCTAATTTTACTCAAAACATTACGAACTACAACCCTAGTGCTTTTTCATGGGTAGTTAAAATGTCAACTCAAGTCATCTTACCAGTGGCTTTTTATATTTCTCTTTTCTTTTTCATGATGGAAGTTATAAATGTAGTTGTTCCAAAAAGTCAAGCAGGCGATAACGTTCAATTCAAAGATATATCAATGGCATTTATGCGTTGGCTTGTTGCAATGGCTGTCGCAACTGCAGGTGTTTCTATTTTTGTGTTTATCACAATGATTTCTACTGGGGCAATTAATCTATTTAACCAGTCTGGCTCAATAACTGACGCTCTTATAAATAGCTTTATCCCCAAAATTAAACTACCGGATAACCCGCTCTCTGCTCTGGGGGAGATCTTTGGAATGTTAACGAACCCCGGAAAGTTAATCAATACAGCAATCACTGGTGTTTTGATGTATCTTCTCTGTTTGATTGCTCAAATTGTAGCTGTCATTTCAGTTTCAGTTATCATCTACCTTCGATTTTTCCAACTCTATCTTATGGCATTACTCTCACCAATTCCATTGGTAAGCTTTGCCTCTCGTGAATTTGATTCCATCGGAAAGAATTATTTAAAATATGCTTTTGCATATGCATTTCAAACTGTAGTATTGGTAGCAGTAATGTGGTTATTTAGCTTCTTTGCTCAACCTACAATTGATGTAAGCGGCTCATTGAGCACTTTTTCAGAACTTAAAGATAACTGGGGAAGTGCTCTAGGAAGCCTTGTTTATGCAATTTCATATATTGTTATGATTTGGCAAACACTAAGCGTTTCAAAACGATTATTTGGAGTAGGAGTATAA